The candidate division WOR-3 bacterium nucleotide sequence TGAAGCATACGTCCGATTCTTCTGCCTCGGCCCCACCAATTCTGAGTTCTCTCTCCCGAGCGTTCAAATAACTGATTCCGCATATGTCGCTCACAGTGAAGATATCCTGTACCGTCAGGGATTTGAGGAATTCGTGCGCCAGGGGAAAAACGCCAAGTTCTTCAAAGTAGTGCATTCCGCAGGTGAGCTGGACGAGCGAAAGACCTGCAAGAACCTCGACAAACGGCGTGTTTACATTGACCTCCTCGAGAATCTTGTTTACAGCTGCAACACACAGTATGGTGGTAATACAATCGGCCTGAAAAAATTATCGATGCGATTAGCGATAAAGAGAGGATCAGAAGAAGGATGGCTCACTGAACATATGCTCGTCATGGGCATTCATGGTCCACAAAATCGTGTCACATATTTCACTGGTGCGTTTCCTTCTCTCTGCGGCAAAACGTCAACGGCCATGCTCGACAGCGAGACAATCGTCGGTGATGACATCGCCTATCTGAGAAAGAAAGACGGCGAGGTCCGTGCGGTAAACGTTGAAAAAGGTATGTTCGGTATTATCCAGGGGATCAACTCTGAAGATGATCCAATCCAGTGGAAGGCTTTGCATACTCCAGGTGAACTCATATTTTCCAATGTGTTAGTAACACCTGAAAAAGACGTGCACTGGATCGGCAAAGACGGCGACCTACCGCCTAAAGGCTGTAATCATGCGGGTGATTGGACCCCGGGCAAGAAGGATGCAAAAGGCAATGAGATTCCCCCTTCGCATCCCAATGCAAGGTTCACGCTTTCACTCGAGAATCTTGAAAACCTCGATAAGACCCTCCACGACCCTAAGGGAGTCGTAGTCGGTGGCATGGTCTATGGCGGACGTGATTCGGACACCTGGGTACCAGTCGAAGAATCATTCGACTGGGCGCACGGCATAATTACAAAAGGTGCCTCCCTTGAATCAGAAACGACCGCCGCAACCCTGGGTCAGGCCGGTGTGAGAAAATTCAACCTCATGTCGAATCTCGACTTCTTGTCGATCCCGGTCGGGCAGTACATTCAAAACAACCTGGATTTTTCCAAAGGTCTGAAAACGACACCGCTCATTTTCTCGGTGAATTATTTCCTTAAAGATAAAGAAGGTAATTTCCTCAATGCAAAAACCGATAAGAAAGTATGGTATAAGTGGATGGAACTTCGAGCTCACAAAGATGTCGGAGCGATCGATACACCAACAGGCCGCATCCCCAAATACGAAGACCTCAAGAAACTCTTCAAGGAAGTTCTGAACAAAGACTACACCGAGGAAGATTACAGGAAGCAGTTTACGGTACGTGTGCCCGAGAGCCTCGCTAAGATCGACCGCATCAAGGAGATCTACGAAACCAAGGTCAATGATACACCAAAAATCCTATTCGACGTTCTCGAAGAACAGCGCAAAAGATTGTTGGAGGCACAAAAGAAACACGGCGATTATATCACACCAGAAAAACTCGCGTAGGAAACCAAAAGATCAAAACAGACGAAAAGGGTCGGCCTGCGCCGGCCCTTTTTTTCTTGAAACAAAAATACACCAATGATTTGCTCACTTTTTCAGCCTATCTTCATTGACACGAACAACAATCACGCTATAATCTGCGGGAGACAATTAAAAGAACCTTGCCATTTTAGAAAATCTAAGGAGGTCAAAATATGTCCAGGAGAAAAATCGAGGATTTTGTCCGGGAACGCGATGAATTGATCGAGAACATGTCCAGATACTGCGGGCAAAATGCAAAGCGATTCTTTCATCTTGATTCACAGATCTACGAGGCTGGCGCCTTGCCCGCGAAAACCAAAGAATTGCTGGGCCTGGTCGCCTCGCTCGTCCTGCGCTGCGAGGACTGCATAGATTATCATTTGGTGAATTGCCATAAAAACGGAGTCAGTGATGAAGAACTCGCAGAAACCATGACGGTCGGGCTCATTGCCGGCGGTTCGATAACGATACCTCATCTCCGCAGGGCTTACGCGAGCTGGGACGAGCTGAAAAAAGGTGGTTTGAAATGACATCCGAATTCAATGATTTCAGAATATGGCACAGCGAAAATGCGCTTATGCAGGTTGTCAAGGCACTGAAAAAGAGGGATTTCGATGCCGAATATTTCCCTGATGCTGCTGGTGCGAATGAAGCGTTGCTGAAGGTTATACCGGAAAAAGCAACCGTTGGTATCGGTGGTTCGGTTACCGT carries:
- a CDS encoding phosphoenolpyruvate carboxykinase (GTP); its protein translation is MDAKVSDFLKQRLGDEGYGKLSRIDNPGLHAFVAKYVEHCNPDKVFICTDDPADLKYVREAALKNGEEEPLATEGHTIHFDNSKDQARDKEHTLILVPKGTDLGATIKTGNRDECLKEVHEIMKDIMKGREAYVRFFCLGPTNSEFSLPSVQITDSAYVAHSEDILYRQGFEEFVRQGKNAKFFKVVHSAGELDERKTCKNLDKRRVYIDLLENLVYSCNTQYGGNTIGLKKLSMRLAIKRGSEEGWLTEHMLVMGIHGPQNRVTYFTGAFPSLCGKTSTAMLDSETIVGDDIAYLRKKDGEVRAVNVEKGMFGIIQGINSEDDPIQWKALHTPGELIFSNVLVTPEKDVHWIGKDGDLPPKGCNHAGDWTPGKKDAKGNEIPPSHPNARFTLSLENLENLDKTLHDPKGVVVGGMVYGGRDSDTWVPVEESFDWAHGIITKGASLESETTAATLGQAGVRKFNLMSNLDFLSIPVGQYIQNNLDFSKGLKTTPLIFSVNYFLKDKEGNFLNAKTDKKVWYKWMELRAHKDVGAIDTPTGRIPKYEDLKKLFKEVLNKDYTEEDYRKQFTVRVPESLAKIDRIKEIYETKVNDTPKILFDVLEEQRKRLLEAQKKHGDYITPEKLA